One Streptomyces sp. B21-105 genomic region harbors:
- a CDS encoding SAM-dependent methyltransferase, which yields MTPVLVRQHLPHTGPAPRADLGARARDWSEIQERMLVPLYEAVHERLDVGPDTRLLSLGCGSGLALVMAASRGAALTGVEPSSPARLALARERLLVRESWGAHARADIRLTDRLPTDRLPTDRPEARTPAYTLVTAFEPIGRVAGDTEELAGLLAAATPLARRGTPVVLVGWGPPERCATTAVLRIAARAADQDRGTVRLRPALRDDLEDVARRAGLRPDGSGRVACPFGYADVDSALQGLLSTGLFDAAVAATDQAQVEKETAEALHPYRRPDGTVWMPNVFRYLIARTP from the coding sequence ATGACACCTGTGCTCGTGCGACAGCACCTGCCTCACACGGGGCCGGCGCCCCGCGCGGATCTGGGTGCACGCGCGCGTGACTGGTCCGAGATCCAGGAACGGATGCTGGTTCCGCTCTACGAGGCCGTCCACGAGCGGCTGGACGTGGGGCCGGACACCCGGCTCCTCTCCCTCGGCTGCGGCTCCGGGCTCGCCCTGGTGATGGCGGCCTCCAGAGGCGCGGCCCTCACCGGCGTCGAGCCTTCCTCCCCGGCACGGCTGGCACTCGCGCGCGAGCGGCTGCTCGTGCGGGAGAGCTGGGGGGCACACGCGCGTGCGGACATCCGGCTCACCGACCGGCTGCCCACGGACCGGCTGCCCACGGACCGGCCGGAGGCGCGGACGCCCGCGTACACCCTGGTGACGGCCTTCGAGCCGATCGGCCGCGTGGCGGGCGACACGGAGGAACTGGCCGGGCTGCTGGCGGCCGCCACGCCGCTCGCCCGGCGCGGCACCCCCGTGGTGCTCGTCGGCTGGGGTCCGCCCGAGCGCTGCGCCACCACGGCGGTGCTCAGGATCGCGGCCAGGGCGGCGGACCAGGACCGCGGCACGGTCCGGCTGCGCCCCGCGCTCCGCGACGACCTCGAGGACGTCGCCCGGCGGGCCGGGCTGCGGCCGGACGGATCGGGCCGGGTGGCCTGTCCGTTCGGGTACGCCGACGTGGACAGCGCTCTCCAGGGGCTGCTCTCCACGGGCCTGTTCGACGCGGCGGTCGCGGCGACGGACCAGGCGCAGGTCGAGAAGGAGACGGCGGAGGCGCTCCACCCGTACCGGCGACCGGACGGCACGGTCTGGATGCCGAACGTCTTCCGCTACCTGATCGCCCGGACCCCGTGA
- the lepB gene encoding signal peptidase I codes for MGNRGKPRGVSDSAADNLLPTGVRRTAGPGPGRSRAERRKLQRKVKRKRRRSAVREIPLLVGVAVLIALVLKTFLVQAFVIPSGSMEQTIQIGDRVLVDKFTPWFGSKPERGDVVVFKDPGGWLDDEQTTGKKEDPVVVKQVKEGLTFIGLLPSDNEKDLIKRVVGVGGDHVKCCDTQGRVTVNGVPLEEGSYLYPGNTPSDDPFDITVPQGRLWVMGDHRANSADSRAHRNTDYGGTVSEDEVVGRAMVIAWPLGHWIRLKEPQTFSSVTGSAVAATAAAHPSHRVVPDGPNGSIGRLPTPAELPLVMGVVGLRRTWGRQRHRVRSWRGGCGGWRTVRARRRGAPRAPRGSCRPGHGRRRDPRE; via the coding sequence GTGGGTAACCGCGGCAAGCCGCGCGGCGTCTCGGACAGCGCCGCGGACAACCTCCTGCCCACCGGCGTCCGGCGCACCGCCGGCCCCGGCCCCGGCCGCTCCCGCGCGGAGCGGCGCAAGCTGCAGCGCAAGGTCAAGCGCAAGCGCAGGCGCTCGGCCGTGCGGGAGATACCGCTCCTGGTCGGCGTCGCCGTCCTGATAGCCCTGGTCCTGAAGACCTTCCTGGTGCAGGCCTTCGTGATCCCGTCCGGCTCCATGGAGCAGACGATCCAGATCGGCGACCGCGTCCTGGTCGACAAGTTCACCCCGTGGTTCGGCTCCAAGCCCGAGCGCGGGGACGTCGTCGTCTTCAAGGACCCCGGCGGCTGGCTCGACGACGAGCAGACCACCGGGAAGAAGGAGGATCCGGTCGTCGTCAAGCAGGTCAAGGAAGGGCTCACCTTCATCGGCCTGCTGCCGTCCGACAACGAGAAGGACCTCATCAAGCGGGTCGTCGGGGTGGGCGGCGACCACGTCAAGTGCTGTGACACGCAGGGGCGGGTCACCGTCAACGGCGTCCCCCTGGAGGAGGGAAGCTATCTCTATCCCGGCAACACCCCCTCGGACGACCCGTTCGACATCACCGTCCCCCAGGGGCGGCTGTGGGTGATGGGCGACCACCGGGCCAACTCCGCCGATTCCAGGGCGCATCGCAACACCGACTACGGCGGCACCGTCTCGGAGGACGAGGTGGTCGGCAGGGCCATGGTGATCGCCTGGCCGCTCGGGCACTGGATCCGTCTCAAGGAACCGCAAACTTTCTCCTCGGTGACCGGCTCGGCCGTCGCGGCGACCGCCGCCGCCCACCCGTCGCATAGGGTTGTTCCCGACGGTCCGAACGGATCGATCGGAAGACTCCCGACCCCTGCGGAACTCCCGCTCGTTATGGGAGTGGTGGGCCTGCGTCGTACGTGGGGCAGGCAGCGGCACAGAGTGAGGAGTTGGCGTGGGGGATGTGGCGGTTGGCGCACGGTCCGGGCACGACGGCGAGGAGCACCGCGGGCACCCCGTGGGAGCTGCCGACCCGGTCACGGACGGCGCCGTGACCCCCGGGAGTGA
- a CDS encoding helix-turn-helix domain-containing protein encodes MKWNLRWAAASRGIWRPSDLMPVFKEVGFTPSMSKVSALWSGTPVTVRLDDLDLICAALQCTVADLLVAEPVAGKTPLAQDEGLATAAGESPRPVPRRSTGAGRPRSLPPN; translated from the coding sequence GTGAAGTGGAACCTGCGGTGGGCGGCGGCCAGCCGAGGCATCTGGCGGCCCAGTGACCTGATGCCCGTGTTCAAAGAAGTCGGCTTCACTCCGTCGATGTCGAAGGTCTCCGCGCTCTGGTCGGGCACACCGGTAACGGTGCGGTTGGACGACCTGGACCTGATCTGTGCTGCTCTTCAGTGCACGGTCGCGGACCTGCTCGTCGCCGAACCTGTAGCCGGGAAGACGCCGCTGGCCCAGGACGAGGGGCTCGCGACGGCTGCGGGCGAGTCGCCCAGGCCGGTTCCGCGCCGGTCCACCGGGGCGGGGCGGCCCCGGTCGCTCCCACCGAACTGA
- a CDS encoding tyrosine-type recombinase/integrase — translation MADPGTRVLSLVPPPSEPSPAEAGLLGGEPGLSDVLLLQRRYAGGANEEDEQLFFMDALVEYQWARDVAGLASSTLDGLTKPVIEVCDHYGVVPWRLTPRHVDGYFAGVGKRQAPTVRSKLNRIDHFFAFLEQRYAHEIFQRFGAAVESPIDPFNRHAHRGDFGLRVPPSARAVNEFFAGWRRELAHARKEAVACRDYVMAKLIYISGVRASELCQMRMKDLHWESGDFGRFLVQGKGARGSGPRQREAFLFAEGRELLWWYVEEVRGLFSDDPEHPESPVWPSERLARDLGGMPNPVGPAVTTSTLRKALARASEAHLAGPVERIFPHLLRHACATHRYEAGMSLWEVQKLLGHDWTTTTVRYILSAQGDPEMASRRSSARAAQRLRVDTGGLS, via the coding sequence ATGGCAGATCCCGGGACTCGCGTGCTCTCCCTCGTACCGCCTCCCAGCGAACCATCGCCCGCAGAGGCGGGGTTGCTGGGAGGCGAGCCGGGGCTGAGCGACGTGCTGTTGCTGCAGCGCCGGTACGCAGGCGGGGCGAACGAGGAAGACGAGCAGTTGTTCTTCATGGACGCTCTGGTCGAGTACCAGTGGGCGCGAGATGTGGCGGGCCTGGCGTCCTCCACCCTGGACGGGCTGACGAAGCCAGTGATCGAGGTGTGCGACCACTACGGTGTCGTGCCATGGCGGCTGACGCCCCGGCACGTCGACGGGTACTTCGCCGGAGTCGGCAAACGCCAGGCACCGACCGTGCGATCGAAGCTGAACCGGATCGACCACTTCTTCGCATTCCTGGAGCAACGCTACGCGCACGAGATCTTCCAGCGTTTCGGGGCAGCGGTCGAGTCGCCGATCGATCCATTCAACCGACACGCACACCGCGGTGACTTCGGCCTTCGGGTGCCACCGTCGGCCCGGGCGGTCAACGAGTTCTTCGCCGGTTGGCGGCGGGAGCTGGCGCACGCCCGCAAGGAGGCGGTGGCGTGTAGGGACTATGTGATGGCGAAGTTGATCTACATCTCCGGGGTGCGGGCTTCGGAGCTGTGTCAGATGCGCATGAAGGACCTGCACTGGGAGTCCGGCGACTTCGGGAGGTTTCTCGTTCAGGGCAAGGGCGCCCGAGGGTCGGGGCCGCGACAGCGAGAGGCGTTTCTGTTCGCCGAGGGACGTGAGTTGCTGTGGTGGTACGTGGAGGAAGTCCGCGGGTTGTTCTCAGACGACCCGGAGCACCCTGAGTCGCCGGTCTGGCCCTCGGAGCGCTTGGCGCGGGATCTTGGCGGCATGCCGAACCCTGTCGGCCCGGCGGTGACAACGTCGACGCTACGGAAAGCCCTGGCGAGAGCCTCGGAGGCCCACCTGGCAGGTCCGGTCGAGCGGATCTTTCCTCATCTGCTTCGGCATGCTTGTGCCACACACCGTTACGAGGCGGGGATGTCCCTGTGGGAGGTGCAGAAGTTGCTCGGCCATGACTGGACGACGACCACGGTTCGGTACATTTTGTCCGCTCAGGGCGATCCAGAGATGGCCAGCCGACGTTCGTCGGCTCGGGCCGCACAGCGACTACGCGTGGACACGGGGGGTCTGTCGTGA
- the rimM gene encoding ribosome maturation factor RimM (Essential for efficient processing of 16S rRNA), producing MQLVVARIGRAHGIKGEVTVEVRTDEPELRLAPGAVLFTDPAPTGPLTIETGRVHSGRLLLRFEGVRDRNAAEALRNTLLIAEVDPEELPEEEGEYYDHQLMDLDVVTVDGAEVGRITEISHLPSQDLFIVERPDGSEVMIPFVESIVAEIDLEEQRAVIDPPPGLIDDRAEVAGTRDPAGEES from the coding sequence GTGCAGCTCGTAGTCGCGCGGATCGGCCGCGCCCACGGCATCAAGGGCGAGGTCACCGTCGAGGTACGCACCGACGAGCCGGAGCTGCGGCTCGCACCCGGCGCCGTCCTGTTCACGGACCCGGCCCCGACCGGACCGCTGACCATCGAGACCGGCCGCGTCCACAGCGGCCGCCTCCTCCTGCGCTTCGAGGGCGTGCGCGACCGCAACGCCGCCGAGGCCCTGCGCAACACCCTCCTGATCGCCGAGGTCGATCCCGAGGAGCTGCCCGAGGAGGAGGGCGAGTACTACGACCACCAGCTCATGGACCTGGACGTGGTCACCGTGGACGGCGCCGAGGTCGGCCGGATCACCGAGATCTCGCATCTGCCCTCCCAGGACCTCTTCATCGTCGAGCGGCCCGACGGCAGCGAGGTGATGATCCCGTTCGTCGAGTCGATCGTCGCCGAGATCGACCTCGAGGAGCAGAGGGCGGTCATCGACCCGCCGCCCGGTCTCATCGACGACCGAGCCGAGGTCGCCGGCACCCGGGACCCGGCCGGGGAAGAGTCCTGA
- a CDS encoding RNA-binding protein — MLEEALEHLVKGIVDNPDDVQVASRNLRRGRVLEVRVHPDDLGKVIGRNGRTARALRTVVGAIGGRGVRVDLVDVDHVR; from the coding sequence ATGCTCGAAGAGGCGCTTGAGCACCTCGTGAAGGGCATCGTCGACAACCCCGACGATGTGCAGGTCGCCTCGCGCAACCTGCGCCGCGGGCGAGTGCTCGAGGTCCGTGTCCACCCGGACGACCTCGGCAAGGTGATCGGTCGCAACGGCCGCACCGCACGCGCTCTGCGCACCGTCGTGGGCGCCATCGGCGGCCGGGGCGTCCGCGTCGACCTCGTCGACGTGGATCACGTCCGCTGA
- the trmD gene encoding tRNA (guanosine(37)-N1)-methyltransferase TrmD — MRLDVVTIFPEYLEPLNVSLVGKARARGQLDVRVHDLREWTYDRHNTVDDTPYGGGPGMVMKTDPWGDALDAVLADGYERGSHAPAIVVPTPSGRPFTQELAVELSERPWLIFTPARYEGIDRRVIDEYATRIPVYEVSIGDYVLAGGEAAVLVVTEAVARLLPGVLGNAESHRDDSFAPGAMANLLEGPVYTKPPAWRGREIPEVLLSGHHQKIARWRRDEALRRTTAHRPDLIERCAPAAFDKKDREMLSILGWTPDPEGAPYGRFWRRTDGVEE; from the coding sequence ATGCGCCTCGACGTCGTCACGATCTTCCCGGAGTACCTGGAGCCGCTGAACGTCTCCCTCGTCGGCAAAGCCCGCGCGCGCGGGCAGCTCGACGTGCGGGTGCACGACCTGCGGGAGTGGACGTACGACCGGCACAACACGGTCGACGACACCCCCTACGGCGGCGGACCCGGCATGGTCATGAAGACCGACCCCTGGGGCGACGCCCTCGACGCCGTCCTCGCCGACGGCTACGAGAGGGGCTCGCACGCCCCCGCGATCGTCGTCCCGACCCCCAGCGGCCGGCCCTTCACCCAGGAACTGGCGGTCGAGCTCTCCGAGCGGCCCTGGCTGATCTTCACGCCGGCCCGCTACGAGGGCATCGACCGGCGGGTCATCGACGAGTACGCCACTCGGATCCCCGTCTACGAGGTCTCCATCGGCGACTACGTGCTGGCCGGCGGGGAGGCGGCCGTCCTCGTCGTCACCGAGGCCGTGGCGCGACTGCTGCCCGGCGTGCTCGGCAACGCCGAGTCACACCGCGACGACTCCTTCGCCCCCGGCGCCATGGCCAACCTCCTCGAAGGCCCCGTCTACACCAAGCCGCCCGCCTGGCGCGGCCGGGAGATCCCCGAGGTGCTGCTCAGCGGCCACCACCAGAAGATCGCCCGCTGGCGCCGTGACGAGGCCCTGCGACGCACGACGGCCCACCGGCCCGACCTGATCGAACGCTGCGCGCCCGCGGCCTTCGACAAGAAGGACCGCGAGATGCTCTCCATCCTCGGCTGGACGCCCGACCCGGAGGGTGCGCCGTACGGCCGATTTTGGCGCAGGACCGACGGCGTGGAAGAATAG
- the rplS gene encoding 50S ribosomal protein L19 — translation MSHLLDSVDAASLRSDVPAFRPGDTVNVHVRVIEGNRSRVQQFKGVVIRRQGAGVRETFTVRKVSFSVGVERTFPVHTPIVEKIELVTRGDVRRAKLYYLRELRGKAAKIKEKRDN, via the coding sequence ATGTCTCACCTGCTCGACTCCGTCGACGCCGCGTCGCTGCGCAGCGACGTTCCGGCCTTCCGCCCGGGCGACACCGTCAACGTCCACGTGCGCGTCATCGAGGGCAACCGCTCCCGTGTGCAGCAGTTCAAGGGCGTGGTCATCCGCCGCCAGGGCGCCGGCGTCCGTGAGACCTTCACGGTCCGCAAGGTCTCCTTCTCCGTCGGCGTCGAGCGCACCTTCCCGGTGCACACCCCGATCGTCGAGAAGATCGAGCTCGTCACCCGCGGTGACGTGCGTCGCGCCAAGCTGTACTACCTCCGTGAGCTGCGCGGCAAGGCCGCGAAGATCAAGGAGAAGCGCGACAACTGA
- the lepB gene encoding signal peptidase I produces the protein MGGESTTRTAPRSGGGTSSGPVGSRTGQRLSGLAVALGLVLFLGGFAWGALLYRPYTVPTSSMSPTIAAGDRVLAERIDGGEVRRGDVVVFTDKTWASNAPVVKRVVAVGGDTVSCCTDGKLTVNGKQIEEPYLPPGTLAEIKNFPTVKVPDGRLFLLGDERQGSLDSTAHLTDAAQGTVARSAVKARVDAVVWPMNGMLKRPTGFVALGALSEPGPLGTIGWLIVAGAVLVLGGGAYGPIAKRTGRRRTRPEPAGAR, from the coding sequence ATGGGTGGCGAGAGCACTACACGAACGGCCCCGCGCAGCGGCGGTGGCACCAGCAGCGGCCCGGTGGGCAGCCGGACCGGACAGCGACTGTCCGGACTGGCCGTCGCGCTGGGCCTCGTGCTGTTCCTCGGCGGGTTCGCCTGGGGAGCCCTGCTCTACCGGCCCTACACCGTGCCCACGAGTTCCATGAGCCCGACGATCGCCGCCGGCGACCGTGTGCTCGCCGAGCGCATCGACGGCGGCGAGGTGCGCCGCGGGGACGTGGTCGTCTTCACCGACAAGACCTGGGCGAGCAACGCGCCCGTGGTCAAGCGCGTGGTCGCGGTCGGCGGCGACACGGTCTCCTGCTGCACCGACGGCAAGCTGACCGTCAACGGCAAGCAGATCGAGGAACCGTATCTGCCGCCCGGCACGCTGGCCGAGATCAAGAACTTCCCGACCGTGAAGGTCCCCGACGGCAGGCTCTTCCTCCTCGGCGACGAGCGGCAGGGCTCCCTGGACTCCACCGCCCACCTCACCGACGCGGCGCAGGGCACGGTGGCGCGCAGCGCCGTCAAGGCCCGCGTCGACGCCGTCGTCTGGCCCATGAACGGCATGCTGAAGCGGCCCACGGGCTTTGTGGCCCTCGGCGCCCTCTCCGAGCCGGGGCCGCTGGGCACGATCGGCTGGCTGATCGTCGCCGGCGCCGTACTGGTGCTCGGTGGCGGCGCCTACGGCCCGATCGCCAAGCGGACGGGTCGCCGCCGCACCCGGCCGGAGCCCGCCGGTGCCCGCTGA
- the lepB gene encoding signal peptidase I, whose amino-acid sequence MGDVAVGARSGHDGEEHRGHPVGAADPVTDGAVTPGSDLERGGDGPPADEPPRTGGDGSDGAAPKAKKPRSFWKELPILIGIALVLALLIKTFLVQAFSIPSASMENTLRIGDRVLVDKLTPWFGSEPERGEVIVFHDPDNWLAGENTVEPNAFQTLLSWIGLMPSAEEKDLIKRVIGVGGDTVACKGTGPLTVNGKALNEPYVYPGNTPCSQDDQGGQFSVKVPKGSVWVMGDHRQNSRDSRYNQSDKNHGMVPVDQVVGRAIVKAWPLTHWGTLPVPDTFEQTGLNEQSAASAALTVAPQGLALAGVVPVVLRRRRRTKDSDPR is encoded by the coding sequence GTGGGGGATGTGGCGGTTGGCGCACGGTCCGGGCACGACGGCGAGGAGCACCGCGGGCACCCCGTGGGAGCTGCCGACCCGGTCACGGACGGCGCCGTGACCCCCGGGAGTGACCTCGAGAGGGGCGGCGACGGTCCGCCGGCGGACGAACCGCCCCGCACCGGCGGCGACGGTTCGGACGGTGCGGCGCCGAAGGCGAAGAAGCCCCGCTCCTTCTGGAAGGAGCTGCCGATCCTGATCGGCATCGCGCTGGTTCTCGCGCTGCTGATCAAGACGTTCCTGGTGCAGGCCTTCTCCATCCCGTCGGCCTCGATGGAGAACACCCTCAGGATCGGCGACCGGGTTCTCGTCGACAAACTGACCCCCTGGTTCGGCTCCGAGCCGGAGCGCGGCGAGGTCATCGTCTTCCACGACCCGGACAACTGGCTCGCGGGTGAGAACACCGTCGAGCCGAACGCCTTCCAGACTCTCCTCAGCTGGATCGGCCTGATGCCGTCGGCTGAGGAGAAGGACCTGATCAAGCGTGTCATCGGCGTCGGCGGCGACACCGTCGCCTGCAAGGGCACCGGCCCGCTCACGGTCAACGGCAAGGCGCTGAACGAGCCGTACGTGTACCCCGGCAACACCCCGTGCAGCCAGGACGACCAGGGCGGCCAGTTCTCGGTGAAGGTCCCCAAGGGCTCCGTCTGGGTCATGGGCGACCACCGCCAGAACTCGCGCGACTCGCGGTACAACCAGTCGGACAAGAACCACGGCATGGTGCCCGTCGACCAGGTCGTCGGCCGTGCCATCGTCAAGGCCTGGCCGCTCACCCACTGGGGCACGCTGCCGGTGCCGGACACCTTCGAGCAGACCGGTCTGAACGAGCAGTCCGCGGCGTCCGCGGCCCTCACCGTCGCGCCGCAGGGCCTCGCCCTCGCCGGAGTCGTACCGGTGGTCCTGCGGCGGCGTCGGCGGACCAAGGACTCCGACCCCCGCTGA
- the ftsH gene encoding ATP-dependent zinc metalloprotease FtsH, giving the protein MSNAAPERKAPDQPWRTEGTPDDEGPRPPDGRKARGRWWGLAVTAVIVFLLVYVGLNYLGGGDEPTISYTEFSRQVDAGNVDKIYSKGDAIQGQLKKARDDPDGGGQYTKFTTQRPAFADDDLWQSLDRQDVTVTARPVVQQRSLLANLLLSLVPIVFLVAVWIFFARRFGGGPGGAGGILGRKTPPKPVGLRPDGRRTTFADVAGIDEVKGELDDVVDFLEHPEVYRRMGAKMPRGVLLAGSPGTGKTLLARAVAGEAGVPFFSASASEFIEMIVGVGASRVRELFAEARKVAPSIIFIDEIDTIGRIRSGGASVGGHDEREQTLNQILTEMDGFSGAEGVIVIAATNRADILDPALTRPGRFDRVVSVSPPDRAGREAILAIHTRDIPLAADVDLARVARTTPGMTGADLANLANEAALLAVKREQEQVTQSDLSEALEKVQLGAERTLIMPEEDRRRTAFHESGHALLGMLQPGADPVRKVTIVPRGRALGVTLSTPEVERYALSEEYLRGRIIGALGGMAAEHIVYGVVTTGAENDLEQVTNIARGMVARWGMSERVGRLSALPDDAQQAYGLAAAPATLDVIDHEMRRIVDECYEEACGKLRDHREQLDALALALLEHETLEEADAYRIAGITRLTKKDA; this is encoded by the coding sequence ATGAGCAATGCCGCTCCGGAGCGCAAGGCCCCCGACCAGCCCTGGCGCACCGAGGGGACCCCGGACGACGAGGGACCACGCCCCCCGGACGGCAGGAAGGCGCGCGGCCGCTGGTGGGGACTGGCAGTCACCGCGGTGATCGTCTTCCTGCTGGTGTACGTAGGACTGAACTACCTCGGCGGGGGCGACGAGCCGACGATCTCCTACACGGAGTTCAGCAGACAGGTCGACGCGGGCAACGTCGACAAGATCTACTCCAAGGGCGACGCCATCCAGGGCCAGCTCAAGAAGGCCCGCGACGACCCCGACGGCGGCGGCCAGTACACCAAGTTCACCACCCAGCGCCCGGCCTTCGCGGACGACGACCTCTGGCAGAGCCTGGACCGCCAGGACGTCACGGTGACCGCGCGGCCGGTCGTGCAGCAGCGCAGTCTGCTGGCCAACCTGCTGCTCTCGCTGGTGCCGATCGTGTTCCTGGTCGCCGTGTGGATCTTCTTCGCCCGGCGCTTCGGCGGCGGTCCGGGCGGCGCGGGCGGCATCCTCGGGCGCAAGACACCGCCCAAACCGGTGGGCCTGCGGCCCGACGGCCGGCGCACCACGTTCGCCGACGTGGCCGGCATCGACGAGGTCAAGGGCGAGCTGGACGACGTCGTCGACTTCCTCGAACACCCCGAGGTCTACCGCCGGATGGGCGCGAAGATGCCCCGCGGTGTGCTGCTCGCAGGGTCGCCGGGCACCGGCAAGACCCTGCTGGCGCGCGCGGTTGCGGGCGAGGCCGGCGTGCCGTTCTTCTCCGCCTCGGCCTCCGAGTTCATCGAGATGATCGTGGGCGTCGGCGCGTCCCGCGTGCGTGAACTGTTCGCCGAGGCCCGCAAGGTGGCCCCGTCGATCATCTTCATCGACGAGATCGACACCATCGGGCGCATCCGCAGCGGCGGCGCCTCGGTGGGCGGGCACGACGAGCGCGAGCAGACGCTGAACCAGATCCTCACCGAGATGGACGGCTTCTCGGGCGCCGAGGGCGTCATCGTCATCGCGGCGACCAACCGCGCCGACATCCTGGACCCGGCGCTCACCCGGCCCGGCCGCTTCGACCGGGTGGTCAGCGTCTCTCCGCCGGACCGTGCCGGACGCGAGGCGATCCTCGCCATCCACACCCGCGACATCCCGCTGGCGGCGGACGTGGACCTGGCCCGGGTGGCGCGCACGACCCCGGGCATGACGGGAGCGGATCTGGCCAACCTCGCCAACGAGGCCGCGCTGCTCGCCGTGAAGCGCGAACAGGAACAGGTGACGCAGTCCGACCTGTCCGAGGCGCTGGAGAAGGTGCAGCTCGGGGCCGAGCGCACGCTGATCATGCCCGAGGAGGATCGCCGGCGCACTGCCTTCCACGAGAGCGGCCACGCCCTCCTCGGCATGCTGCAGCCCGGCGCCGACCCGGTCCGCAAGGTCACCATCGTGCCGCGCGGCCGTGCCCTCGGGGTGACCCTGTCGACGCCCGAGGTGGAGCGGTACGCGCTCTCCGAGGAGTATCTGCGCGGCCGGATCATCGGCGCCCTCGGCGGCATGGCGGCCGAACATATCGTCTACGGCGTCGTCACGACCGGCGCCGAGAACGACCTGGAGCAGGTCACCAACATCGCGCGCGGGATGGTCGCGCGGTGGGGCATGAGCGAACGGGTGGGCCGCCTCTCCGCCCTCCCCGACGACGCCCAGCAGGCCTACGGCCTCGCCGCCGCCCCGGCGACCCTCGACGTCATCGACCACGAGATGCGCCGCATCGTCGACGAGTGCTACGAGGAGGCCTGCGGCAAACTCCGCGACCACCGGGAGCAGCTGGACGCCCTCGCCCTGGCGTTGCTGGAGCACGAGACCCTGGAGGAGGCGGACGCGTACCGCATCGCCGGCATCACCCGGCTGACCAAGAAGGACGCGTAG
- the rpsP gene encoding 30S ribosomal protein S16: MAVKIKLKRLGKIRSPHYRIVVADSRTRRDGRAIEEIGKYQPTYHPSVMEVDADRVAYWLGVGAQPTEPVLAILKKTGDWQKFKGEPAPAPLLVAEPKKARPSFEALGGDDSGKGEAITQKKKAEKKDEAAAESSESTEA; the protein is encoded by the coding sequence GTGGCAGTCAAGATCAAGCTGAAGCGTCTGGGCAAGATCCGTTCGCCTCACTACCGCATCGTCGTCGCCGACTCCCGCACCCGTCGTGACGGCCGTGCGATCGAGGAGATCGGCAAGTACCAGCCGACGTACCACCCGTCCGTCATGGAGGTGGACGCCGACCGCGTCGCCTACTGGCTGGGTGTCGGCGCGCAGCCGACCGAGCCCGTCCTCGCCATCCTGAAGAAGACCGGCGACTGGCAGAAGTTCAAGGGCGAGCCCGCCCCGGCGCCGCTGCTCGTCGCCGAGCCGAAGAAGGCTCGCCCGTCGTTCGAGGCCCTCGGCGGCGACGACTCGGGCAAGGGTGAGGCCATCACCCAGAAGAAGAAGGCCGAGAAGAAGGATGAGGCTGCCGCCGAGTCCTCTGAGTCGACCGAGGCCTGA
- the lepB gene encoding signal peptidase I: MDTEAQPTPERDRSPRPSVAAHVSQETADPEGPEGRSRFAWAGRIVSWVPGGRYSLTVLVCLLFLLVLNAFVVQPFQIPSGSMENTLRIGDRVLVNKVAYRFGAEPRRGDVIVFDGTGYFGNSDYIKRVVGVGGDHVVCCDKEGRIRVNGRSVDESTFLYPGDSPSTAAFDVVVPDDALFVLGDHRSRSSDSRDHLGSPGGGMIPVDDVIGRADWIVWPFAHLTRLSRPSVYARVPGSEGARG; this comes from the coding sequence ATGGACACCGAAGCTCAGCCGACGCCGGAGCGCGATCGCTCCCCCCGCCCTTCCGTTGCCGCGCACGTCTCCCAGGAGACCGCGGACCCGGAGGGACCGGAGGGGCGGTCGCGTTTTGCGTGGGCGGGGCGGATCGTGTCGTGGGTGCCCGGCGGCCGCTACAGCCTGACCGTGCTGGTCTGCCTGCTGTTTTTGCTGGTCCTCAACGCTTTCGTGGTGCAACCGTTCCAGATTCCCAGCGGATCCATGGAAAACACGTTGAGGATCGGTGACCGTGTTCTCGTAAATAAGGTGGCGTACCGTTTCGGTGCCGAGCCGCGGCGGGGCGACGTCATCGTGTTCGACGGCACGGGGTACTTCGGGAACTCCGACTACATCAAGCGCGTCGTGGGTGTAGGGGGAGATCACGTGGTCTGCTGCGACAAGGAGGGGAGGATCCGGGTGAACGGCCGGTCGGTCGACGAGTCGACATTCCTGTATCCCGGCGACAGCCCGTCCACGGCCGCCTTCGACGTGGTCGTGCCCGACGACGCCCTGTTCGTCCTGGGCGACCACCGCAGCCGCTCCAGCGACTCCCGGGACCACCTGGGCTCACCCGGCGGCGGCATGATCCCCGTCGACGACGTGATCGGCCGTGCCGACTGGATCGTCTGGCCCTTCGCCCACCTCACCCGTCTGTCGCGTCCGAGCGTCTACGCGCGCGTGCCCGGCTCGGAGGGCGCCCGTGGGTAA